In one window of Aliidiomarina minuta DNA:
- the fliF gene encoding flagellar basal-body MS-ring/collar protein FliF, producing MAESTDLVASKQDFPASKDSNKDSSSGEEQKSGFLSGLGNFDVLRQIIIVVALAICLAIAVFIMIWVQEPDYRPLGELETAELVETLDFLDANRHDYRVEGNTVYVRESAYSDIRLQMTRQGMGPAHRSGGDDFLMQDPGFGVSQRLETERLKYSREQQLARTIEDMQSISKARVLLAVPRENVFARRERQPSASVMVNTRRPQLGREEIDSIVDLVASAVPQLTPNQVTVTDQNGKLLHSGSRTELSAQARREYEIERQREQEYLDKIDNILSPVVGYGNYTSQVDVTMDFTSVEQTQRTFNPDLPAIRSEMLIEDNTIGGGIGGIPGALSNQPPLDSDIPEEVGPGMAGAPVPGRNHRERTRNYELDQTISHTRQQSGVLQRLSVSVALDFRDVTNAEGETVQEPFTQEELADLRRMLQGGLGFNMNRGDSLEVVAFPFIRSPLFDEARAPWWEEPWFWRLMRLVAGVLVISVLIITVVRPMLRKLIYPDESADDGIDELLARDEDLGDETIDMLTEQFDGDSIGFSPDGTLQLPDLHKDEDLLKAVRALVANEPELSSQVVKAWLNEDV from the coding sequence ATGGCAGAATCCACTGACCTGGTGGCTTCAAAGCAGGACTTTCCTGCCAGCAAAGACTCTAATAAAGACAGCTCATCCGGCGAAGAACAGAAATCTGGTTTCTTAAGCGGGCTGGGTAATTTCGACGTATTACGTCAGATTATTATTGTCGTTGCGCTGGCCATTTGTCTGGCGATCGCAGTTTTCATTATGATCTGGGTACAGGAACCCGATTATCGCCCGCTTGGCGAACTGGAAACAGCTGAGCTGGTCGAAACTCTGGATTTCCTGGATGCTAATCGACATGACTACCGTGTTGAAGGCAACACGGTTTATGTACGTGAGTCAGCCTACAGTGATATACGCCTGCAAATGACCCGCCAGGGTATGGGCCCTGCACACCGCTCTGGTGGTGATGATTTTCTGATGCAGGATCCTGGTTTTGGCGTCAGCCAGCGACTGGAAACTGAACGTTTAAAATACTCCCGTGAGCAACAACTGGCTCGCACTATTGAAGATATGCAGTCGATCAGTAAAGCCCGGGTTTTACTGGCGGTACCTCGTGAAAATGTATTTGCCCGTCGCGAACGGCAACCCAGTGCCAGTGTCATGGTGAATACGCGGCGTCCTCAGTTAGGCCGTGAAGAAATCGACTCAATCGTCGACTTAGTAGCTTCGGCTGTTCCGCAACTGACTCCTAATCAGGTCACAGTGACTGACCAGAATGGTAAATTGCTGCATTCTGGTTCACGTACTGAACTTTCTGCTCAGGCACGACGCGAATATGAGATTGAACGACAGCGTGAACAGGAGTACCTGGATAAAATTGACAATATTCTGTCGCCTGTTGTCGGTTATGGTAACTATACGTCCCAGGTCGATGTGACTATGGACTTCACTTCGGTAGAGCAGACTCAACGCACTTTTAATCCAGACTTGCCGGCTATCCGCAGTGAAATGCTAATCGAAGATAATACGATTGGCGGTGGTATTGGAGGTATCCCCGGAGCGCTGAGTAATCAGCCGCCACTGGATTCTGATATTCCTGAAGAAGTGGGGCCTGGAATGGCGGGCGCGCCAGTGCCCGGTCGTAATCACCGGGAACGGACCCGTAATTATGAATTAGATCAGACTATTAGCCATACGCGCCAGCAAAGCGGCGTATTGCAGCGCTTAAGTGTCTCTGTAGCACTGGATTTCCGGGATGTGACTAACGCTGAAGGGGAGACCGTACAGGAACCCTTTACGCAGGAAGAGTTAGCTGACCTCCGCCGTATGTTGCAGGGCGGCCTGGGCTTTAATATGAATAGAGGTGACTCTCTGGAAGTGGTCGCGTTCCCTTTCATTCGCTCGCCTTTATTTGATGAAGCACGTGCCCCATGGTGGGAAGAACCCTGGTTCTGGCGTTTGATGCGTCTAGTGGCCGGCGTGTTGGTTATATCGGTATTGATTATTACTGTAGTACGACCAATGCTGCGTAAGCTTATCTATCCGGATGAAAGCGCAGATGATGGTATTGATGAATTACTGGCGCGGGATGAGGATCTGGGCGACGAAACTATTGACATGCTGACCGAACAGTTTGATGGCGATTCGATAGGTTTCTCACCGGATGGTACGCTACAGTTGCCCGATCTGCATAAAGATGAAGATTTATTAAAAGCAGTACGTGCCCTGGTTGCCAACGAACCTGAGCTTTCTTCTCAGGTTGTAAAAGCATGGTTGAATGAAGATGTCTGA
- the fliG gene encoding flagellar motor switch protein FliG, which produces MSEAEAKTKRRTLAQIDDDAAFDVHKLSGVEKAAILLLSLSEEDAAQILKHLEPKQVQRVGMAMASLEDFSQEKVNAVHSLFLEEIQEFTTIGFKSEEFVRKALTAALGEDKAGNLIEQIVMGSGAKGLDSLKWMDSKQVATLIRNEHPQIQTIVLSYLDPEQSAEIMAQFTEKVRLDLMMRIANLEEVQPAALQELNEIMEKQFAGQSGAQAAKMGGLKAAANIMNYLDTSVEGPLMDSIREQDEEMSQQIQDLMFVFENLIDVDDRGIQTLLREVEGEVLQKALKGTDDKLKEKIFRNMSKRAAELLQDDLEAMGPVRIGDVETAQKDILAIARRLADSGEIMLGGGTNDEFLF; this is translated from the coding sequence ATGTCTGAAGCAGAAGCTAAAACAAAAAGACGCACTCTGGCGCAAATTGATGATGATGCCGCCTTTGATGTTCATAAACTAAGTGGTGTCGAAAAAGCTGCCATTTTGCTGTTGAGCCTGTCTGAAGAAGATGCGGCGCAAATTCTGAAACACCTGGAACCTAAACAGGTGCAGCGGGTAGGTATGGCTATGGCGAGTCTTGAAGACTTCAGCCAGGAAAAGGTCAATGCCGTGCACAGCCTGTTCCTGGAAGAAATCCAGGAATTCACCACCATTGGCTTCAAGAGTGAAGAGTTTGTGCGTAAAGCACTTACCGCGGCTCTGGGTGAAGACAAAGCCGGCAATCTTATTGAACAGATTGTTATGGGCAGCGGTGCTAAAGGTCTGGACTCTCTTAAATGGATGGATTCTAAGCAGGTCGCAACCCTCATTCGCAATGAACATCCGCAGATTCAGACAATTGTCTTGTCCTATCTGGACCCTGAACAATCTGCCGAAATCATGGCCCAGTTTACCGAGAAAGTTCGCCTGGACTTAATGATGCGTATTGCCAACCTGGAAGAAGTTCAACCAGCAGCGTTGCAGGAATTAAACGAAATCATGGAGAAGCAGTTCGCCGGTCAGTCGGGTGCGCAGGCAGCCAAAATGGGCGGCCTGAAAGCAGCTGCGAATATCATGAACTATCTGGATACCAGTGTCGAAGGCCCGCTAATGGATTCTATCCGCGAGCAGGACGAAGAGATGAGTCAGCAGATTCAGGATCTGATGTTTGTTTTCGAAAACCTTATCGATGTCGACGACCGTGGTATTCAGACTTTGCTGCGTGAAGTGGAAGGCGAAGTCTTGCAAAAAGCGCTTAAAGGCACTGATGACAAGCTGAAAGAAAAAATATTCCGCAATATGTCAAAACGTGCAGCTGAACTGCTGCAGGACGATCTGGAAGCTATGGGTCCAGTGCGTATTGGCGATGTAGAAACTGCACAAAAAGATATACTTGCTATAGCCCGACGCCTGGCTGATTCAGGCGAAATCATGTTGGGTGGTGGCACTAATGATGAATTCTTGTTCTAA